A genomic region of Antennarius striatus isolate MH-2024 chromosome 4, ASM4005453v1, whole genome shotgun sequence contains the following coding sequences:
- the chrm4b gene encoding muscarinic acetylcholine receptor M4 gives MSRGEVMTERTPTGLRSAVNMEGATDHNASMWLHPCVNATCHPPIRPSCLYSMATPILIVMVTTSLSIVTIVGNTLVILSVKVNRHLRTVNNYFLLSLAAADLIVGLVSMNLYTLYLLKGRWPLGAVVCDLWLVVDHVVSSASVLNLLIISLDRYLCMTRPLSYPAWRTGRMAGAMIAAAWLLSLLLWAPAILCWQTAGGKRVVPDEECYTHLLASPAVTLATTLPSFYVPALVMICVYCRLSAASRSRLSALQTERTPLRSPRPSVKCFLLPRWSCVWSDPSSDLSLNQSESTFSNGRRKQNISRRPGETSELTDVHLSPQWRHPPFATRHLSTDRTGNDPSSAANLHRTAFAAFSLYGSLKSQERWRCRGMARERRVTKTILAILLAFILTWTPYNIMAVVAAFCHVCIPGVLWTTGYWLCYINSAINPSCYALCNVTFRRTFCSLLRCHSQPDQRS, from the exons ATGAGCAGAGGGGAGGTGATGACAGAGCGGACACCAACTGGCCTGAGATCAGCAG TAAACATGGAAGGAGCGACTGACCACAACGCCTCAATGTGGCTCCACCCCTGCGTTAACGCCACATGTCATCCTCCAATCAGACCGTCGTGTCTGTACAGCATGGCTACACCGATCCTCATCGTCATGGTAACCACCTCGCTCAGCATCGTCACCATCGTGGGCAACACGCTGGTGATCCTCTCTGTCAAGGTGAACCGTCACCTCAGGACAGTCAACAACTACTTCCTGTTGAGCTTGGCGGCGGCTGACCTCATCGTCGGCCTGGTCTCCATGAACCTGTACACGCTCTACCTGCTGAAGGGCCGTTGGCCCCTGGGGGCCGTGGTGTGTGATCTGTGGCTGGTGGTGGACCACGTGGTGAGCAGCGCCTCAGTCCTGAACCTGCTGATCATCAGTCTAGACCGCTACCTCTGCATGACGCGGCCGCTCAGCTACCCGGCGTGGCGGACTGGCAGGATGGCGGGGGCGATGATTGCAGCTGCCTGGCTCCTGTCCCTCCTCCTCTGGGCCCCCGCCATCCTCTGCTGGCAGACAGCCGGAGGTAAACGTGTCGTCCCTGATGAAGAGTGCTACACCCACCTCCTCGCCAGCCCTGCCGTCACCTTGGCGACGACGCTTCCTTCCTTTTACGTGCCGGCGCTGGTTATGATCTGTGTGTACTGCCGCCTGTCCGCCGCCAGCCGCAGCCGCCTGAGCGCCCTCCAGACCGAACGCACCCCCCTCAGGTCGCCCCGTCCGTCTGTGAAGTGCTTCCTTCTGCCAAGatggagctgtgtgtggagTGACCCCAGCTCAGACCTGtctctgaaccaatcagaatccaCCTTCTCCAACGGCAGGAGGAAACAGAACATTTCCAGAAGACCCGGTGAGACCTCAGAGCTGACGGATGTCCATCTGTCGCCGCAGTGGCGTCACCCTCCATTCGCCACCCGCCACCTCTCCACCGACAGGACGGGGAATGACCCCTCGTCCGCCGCCAACCTCCACCGGACGGCCTTCGCTGCTTTTTCTCTCTATGGCAGCTTGAAGTCtcaggagaggtggaggtgtcGAGGGATGGCGAGAGAGAGGAGGGTCACCAAGACCATCCTGGCCATCCTGCTGGCCTTCATCCTCACCTGGACTCCGTACAACATCATGGCGGTGGTGGCCGCCTTCTGCCACGTGTGCATCCCCGGCGTCCTGTGGACCACAGGCTACTGGCTCTGCTACATCAACAGCGCCATCAACCCCAGCTGCTACGCCCTGTGT